The genomic region TGCCGCGCACCTGACCACCCAGCGCTACAAGTGCGAGCCCGATCGGGCGCGTTACGAGGCCGGCCTGCTCAAGGCAGGGCTGCCGGCCTGAAGGGGCGGAAAGCTATCTTGTCGGCAGAAGCGCGGCTCAGCGCAGCGAGGCGGTGCGGAGCACGAAGGACTGGGTCGTCAGGAGGGCGGTCGCCGAGCCCGAGAAACGGTCGCAGGTCATGCCCATCATCGGATCTTCCGAGAAGGTCATGACGACGGCGGCCTGCGGCTTCACGAAATGAGTCCGCATCATGGTCATGTCGGTGTCGCCAAGCACCGTGGTCAGCATGGCATTGCTCGCGCTCGGCGCCAGCATCACCACGCGCATCCAGATATCGTTGCCCTTGGCAGCCGAGATCCGCGCGGAGGTGGTGATCACGCCCTGGCTCGGAGCGCCCTTGGCAACGACGGTGTTGATTTCGGTGCTAGGAGCCGCGGCATTGCGTGTCGGGCGCACGTTGCGCGGGATCGGCGCGGTCGCTGCGACGATGTTTGCGCGATCGACCGGTGACGCCGCAGGCGCATAAGCCAGCGCCTTGTTGAAGTTTTCGGTTGTCGTGCTGGCTGTGGTCTGCGGATCGGTACCGCCGACCGCCTCACGGGCCTTCAGCGCGGCAATCTGCGCCGCCGACGCCTGCTTCGGCGCCTCACCCTCGTCACCCCAGAAGCCGCGGGCATTGATGATGTCGGCAGGCGATTGCGGCGCGGTGTTCTCGGCCACCTGCACCATTTGCACCGCGGGCTTCGCCTTCGGCATCGGCACGAGCTGGGCGTCGGCGGCGGCGAGCTGGATGGCGGCGGCGAACTGCGGCTTGGCGCGCGGCAGCGGAATCGGATCGGCGGATTTGGCGGGCGCGGCGGCGGCCACCACGGTGTTGGCGGCGGGCTTGTCGTTCACGCTGGCCGCGCCTTCGTCTTCATCGTCACTCGACTTGCCGCCACCGAACAGCTTGGCGAACAGGCTCGGCTTGCCGATGGTCGCGGCATCGTCACCATTGCCGCGGCGCTCGATGTCGGCCTTGGCGAGCTCATAGCCCTTGAGCGGCGTGCCGTCGGTCGGGACATGGACGGTGCGGCCGTCGGGAAACACCCTGACCAGCTGCTCGCGGGTCATGCGCGGCCAGTGGCGAATGCTGCCGGTATCGAGATGGACGAACGGCGAGCCCGAGGTCGGATAGAAACCGACGCCGCCGCGCTGCAGGCGGAGGCCGGCGTAGCGGATCTGCTCCAGCGGCACGCCCGGGATGAAGAAGTCCATCGCATGCCCCAGCATGTGCTGGCTGTGGCGCGCGACGCCCGAGGAGCGGCGGCGGAGCATGGCGTTGGTGGCAGGGGCGCGATAGGCGGAGATGATCTGGATCGGCTGCTTGCCGCCGACGTCGTTATAGACGTCCCACAGGATGTCGAAGAGGTGACGGTCCATCACCGTTTCATCCTGGGAGCGCCAGTCGCGCAGGAAGTGGTTGAGCTGCTTCAGCGCGCCTTCGTCGTAGCGACCCTCGCGCTTGAAGGTGACGGTGAGGTCTTCGCCGGAATGGGTGTGGTGGAAGGAGAGGGTGCGGGTCTGGTTCAGCGCGGTGGCATCGTGCACCGATCCCGCGCCCGCCAACAGCAATAGCGCAGTCAGGCCGACTTGGTATCCGGCCTTAGGCAACGACAGCGGATTGCAGCGGCGTGCGAAGACAGCCAGCACTATGAGCCCACCCAGTCGACGAGCGTTCGGTCGGCATCTTTCGCAGACCCCCTGCGGAAGACGGTGAACGCTTTCTTAAAGCGGGAGGGTTAACCGAGGTTTACCGACCCGCCCCTAAGTTAGGCTTAACTAACTGGGCGACTGTGGCAAAAGATAGCCCTGCTCCCCAGCCGAGACCCGAAATGGTTAACGTAAACGATCTCGCCTTTTGAGCGAGATCGTTGATTTTGCTTCAAAATTTATCCCAATCGGGCGGAAATGCAGACTAGCGGGTGATCACCCGGCGCTGCTGCTGGGCCTGCCCACGACGGATCGGCTGCGGCTCCGGCTGCCCGAATCCCCCGAACAGGCGCTCGAAGAAGTTTGGTCCGGAGGAGCCAAAGCCGTTGTCGCCGGCGACATTGACGCCGGCGGGCAGGCTGCTGCTCGGCGGACGCGAATAGCTCGGCTGGGCGTGCGCCACCACCGTCTCGAGGTCCTTGCCGCGGCTGTTCCTGAGCAGCGACAGCATGGTGGCGTCGCGGCCGTAAACGTCCCTGCGGAATTGCAGCTTGCCGGCATCGTCCACGAACGCGGTCTGGTAGGTGATGTTCACCGGGATCGGCGTCGGGAATTTCAGGTCGACCTCGCTCGAGCCGTACATGCTGCGGATCCGCTCCGGCGTGTAGTGCTGGTTCGGCTCGGTGATGTTGAGCAGGACGGCGGCGTACTGATCGGGGTTCTGCACGCGCATGCAGCCGTGGCTGAAAGCGCGCTCGTCCTTCGCGAACAGGTACTTGTCCGGCGTGTCGTGCTGATAGACCAGGAACTTGTTCGGGAAGTTGAAGCGGATGCGGCCGAGCGCGTTGGCTTCACCCGGCGGCTGCGAGATGTGGATCGAGCCGTCGCGGTTGCGCTCGAGCCTGAGGCCCATGCGCTGCAGCACCGTCGGATCCTGCTGCAGGGCCGGCAGATACTCGTTGTAGATGATCGATGGCGGCACGTTCCAGGTCGGATTGACCGTGATGTACTTCATCGTCTCGGTCAGAAGCGGCGTGGCATGCTGGCCGGGCTTGCCGGTGACGACGCGGGTGGTCCAGACCGGCGCGCCGTTCTGCATCACCTTCAGCGTGTAGTCCGGGATGTTGAGGATCACATAGGCATTGCCGACACTGGCGGCGCCGAGCTGGCGCGGCAGCCAGCGCCAGCGCTCCATGTTGACGATCACGGTGTCGATCTGCCGGTCGCGCTTCGGATTGTTCAGTGCCTTCACCGTGCGCTCGTCGAGAACGCCGGTCGGCTTGAGATCGACGCTGCTCTGGAATTTCTCCACGGCACGCGCCACCGTCGCGTCATACTTGGTGCTGTCGGCATCCTCGGTGATGCCGAGCTTGTTGCGCAGGTCCGGCACGCGCGGATCGTCCATTTCGACCGCGGCCTGCTTCTTGCGCGCCGGCAAATATTTCAGCGCCGGGCCGTCCGCGATCGTGATGACCGGACCGTCGCCCTGGCCACGCAGCTCGGCGAGCTTCTTCTTCAGCTCCTTGTAGAGCTTCTGCTGCGGGTTATAGCCGTCGAGCGCGGCGGAGGCGTCCTTGGCGGAGGTCACATTGGCGAACACTTCAGCCGGATCGATCGGGTGCTCCGGATAGAGAATGTCCCCCGACACCTGCGACCAGTGCATGCGGCCGCTCTGGGCCTGGCGGGCATAGTCCAGCATGCTCGCCGCGAGCTTCAGCTCGGCGTCGGCCAGCGCGTCCGGCGAGGTCGCCGCGGCGAAATCCGGCACCGGATAGTCTGATGCATCGAGGCCGTCGGCGGCCGCGTCCTTCAGGCGGGCAATGACGCCCTTGCCGGCGTCGGTCAGCTTGCCGGCCTTGGTGAAGACCGGTGCGTAGTCGCGAGCCGAATAGAACTTCTCGGCCGCCGCGCGCTCGTTCTTGCGGTCGAAGGTGCGCAGCGACTTGCCGGCGAGCAGTTCGCGCAGCTTGTCGGCAACCGGCTGATCCTCGGCGGCAACGTTGCTCGCGGCCTTCGCCGGTTCGCTCGCCGGAGCTGCGGCGGTCGCGGGAGCAGGCGCTGTTGCCGGCGCTGCGGCCGTTGCAGGCGCGGGGCTTGCGGCAGGCGCGGTGGCAGTTGCAGGGGCGGGGGCCGCTGCCGCCGGCGGCGCGACCGCGGTATCGGTCTTCGGCGCATCGGCGGGCTTCGGCTCGACCGCCTTTGCAGTCGCGCTCGGCTCTGCCGGCTTGGCGTCGACCGGCTTTGTCTCAGCAGGCTTGGCTTCGGTGGCTTGTACATCCGCTGGCTTCACGTCGGCCGGCTTGGCTGCATCGGGCAGCGCTGCGGTGGTGTCGGCCTTGAAATCGCTTGCGGTGGGGGGCGGCACGTTGGCCGGTTCGGGGCGCGGGATCGCCGCGTCGATCGCGAGTTCCGAAGCGCTGGAGTGCGGCGTGTCCTGCGCGAGGGCCGAGGTCGCGGACACCGTGAGGAAGGTTGCCGCGACGGCCATCAATACGCGGTCAAATCCTCGACGGTTGTTCGAACAGTCACGCATCGTCACACCCCCTGGGTGAAACTGCCCCTCGTCAAACCGGAACAGTTCAATTCAGAATTTGGTTTCATAGCTTGCGCGAAAGCGCCGGCCTCTCGATCGACTCGCACGCCTGCACACAACGAACGCAGACGATACCTTTGCCCCTCTCATGCAGCCAGCGCCATGCGGGGCAACTCACGACAAACTGACCTCGAAGCAGCTGATTTCGCTCCGGGCCGTGCGTTTTTGCCACGCGGCACAGCCTTTGTCTGTCACCGCCACGACACGGTTCAAAAGGTTCCCTGGTATGGCCCTGTCGGCCTTGAGGGCTAAGTGGCGTCGCTTGCGCGCGCGCCGGCCGCAGCTTCGTCGAGCTTGCGATAGAGCGTCGAGCGGCCGATCTTGAGACGGCGCGCGACCTCCGACATCTGTCCGCGGTAATGCGAAATCGCGAAGCGGATGATCTCGTTCTCGAGATCTTCCAGGGGGCGCACCTCGCCTGCGGCATTGAGCATGGCAAGGCCGCCGGCGGTGGGCAGGGACACAGTAACCGGTATTTCATTACCGGAAATCATGGCCGGAGCCGTGGAGGGCGACACCACCAGCGGCTCGCCCTGCAGCGATTTGCCCTCCGCTACCGGATGCGCCGTTCCTTGCGGGAAATCGGCGAGCGCGAGCTGGTCGCCGTCGCTCATCACCACGGCGCGATACACCGTGTTCTCGAGTTGGCGGATGTTGCCCGGCCAGTCGAGCTGCGAAAGGTGGGCCATCGCCTCGCCGCTGATGCCGGTGATGTTGCGGTTTTCCTCGGCGCAAAACCGCGCCAAAAAATGCCGCAACAGATGCGGGATGTCTTCGCGCCGCTGTCGCAGCGCCGGAATGGTCAGCGGTAGCACGTGCAGGCGATAGAACAGGTCCTCGCGGAACTGGCCGCCTTTCACGAGATCGAGCAGCTTGCGGTTGGTCGCCGAGATGATGCGAACATCGACCTTGACCGGCTTGCGGCCGCCGACCGCCTCGACGGTGCCTTCCTGCAGGGCGCGCAGCAATTTCACCTGCGTGGCCAGCGGCAATTCACCGACCTCGTCGAGGAACAGCGTGCCACCATGCGCTTCGACGAACTTGCCCTGATGGCGCTCGGTGGCGCCGGTGAAGGCGCCCTTCTCGTGGCCGAACAGGATCGATTCGACGAGATTGTCCGGGATCGCGCCGCAATTCACCGCAACGAACGGCCTGGCCTTGCGCTCGCCGCTGCCATGAATGGCGCGCGCGAACAGTTCCTTGCCGACGCCGGATTCGCCCTCGATCAGCACCGGGATCGTCGAGGACGCGGCCTTTTGCGCGGTGCGCAGCACCCCGGCCATCGCCTCGCTGCGGGTGATGATGTCGGAGAAGGTCAGCCGGCCCTCGCGGCTGTGGCGGATCCGCTGCAATTCGCCCTTCAGTGCCGAGGCGTTGAGGGCGTTGCGCAGGGAAACCTGCAGCCGCTCGAAGCCGACCGGCTTGACGACGAAATCCTGGGCACCGGCGCGCATCGCCGACACGACATTGTCGATGCCGCCATGCGCGGTCTGCACGATGACCGGGACGGTCAAACCAGCTTCACGAATTTTTGCGAGGACTCCGAGACCGTCGAGGCCCGGCATCACGAGGTCGAGCACGACGGCGTCAATCGCCTGCGTCTCGGATGCGGTCAGGGCCGCGATCGCCGCGTCGCCACTGTCCACGACGAGGGGCTCATAGCCGCACTTCTGCACCATGTTTTCAACCAAACGGCGCTGTACTGCGTCGTCATCGGCGATCAAAATGGTGGCAGCCATGGTTTTCCCCGCACGCTACGTTTATTTGTCTCGAATCGGGGCAATGTCGCC from Bradyrhizobium elkanii USDA 76 harbors:
- a CDS encoding DUF882 domain-containing protein, which encodes MLAVFARRCNPLSLPKAGYQVGLTALLLLAGAGSVHDATALNQTRTLSFHHTHSGEDLTVTFKREGRYDEGALKQLNHFLRDWRSQDETVMDRHLFDILWDVYNDVGGKQPIQIISAYRAPATNAMLRRRSSGVARHSQHMLGHAMDFFIPGVPLEQIRYAGLRLQRGGVGFYPTSGSPFVHLDTGSIRHWPRMTREQLVRVFPDGRTVHVPTDGTPLKGYELAKADIERRGNGDDAATIGKPSLFAKLFGGGKSSDDEDEGAASVNDKPAANTVVAAAAPAKSADPIPLPRAKPQFAAAIQLAAADAQLVPMPKAKPAVQMVQVAENTAPQSPADIINARGFWGDEGEAPKQASAAQIAALKAREAVGGTDPQTTASTTTENFNKALAYAPAASPVDRANIVAATAPIPRNVRPTRNAAAPSTEINTVVAKGAPSQGVITTSARISAAKGNDIWMRVVMLAPSASNAMLTTVLGDTDMTMMRTHFVKPQAAVVMTFSEDPMMGMTCDRFSGSATALLTTQSFVLRTASLR
- a CDS encoding L,D-transpeptidase family protein, yielding MRDCSNNRRGFDRVLMAVAATFLTVSATSALAQDTPHSSASELAIDAAIPRPEPANVPPPTASDFKADTTAALPDAAKPADVKPADVQATEAKPAETKPVDAKPAEPSATAKAVEPKPADAPKTDTAVAPPAAAAPAPATATAPAASPAPATAAAPATAPAPATAAAPASEPAKAASNVAAEDQPVADKLRELLAGKSLRTFDRKNERAAAEKFYSARDYAPVFTKAGKLTDAGKGVIARLKDAAADGLDASDYPVPDFAAATSPDALADAELKLAASMLDYARQAQSGRMHWSQVSGDILYPEHPIDPAEVFANVTSAKDASAALDGYNPQQKLYKELKKKLAELRGQGDGPVITIADGPALKYLPARKKQAAVEMDDPRVPDLRNKLGITEDADSTKYDATVARAVEKFQSSVDLKPTGVLDERTVKALNNPKRDRQIDTVIVNMERWRWLPRQLGAASVGNAYVILNIPDYTLKVMQNGAPVWTTRVVTGKPGQHATPLLTETMKYITVNPTWNVPPSIIYNEYLPALQQDPTVLQRMGLRLERNRDGSIHISQPPGEANALGRIRFNFPNKFLVYQHDTPDKYLFAKDERAFSHGCMRVQNPDQYAAVLLNITEPNQHYTPERIRSMYGSSEVDLKFPTPIPVNITYQTAFVDDAGKLQFRRDVYGRDATMLSLLRNSRGKDLETVVAHAQPSYSRPPSSSLPAGVNVAGDNGFGSSGPNFFERLFGGFGQPEPQPIRRGQAQQQRRVITR
- a CDS encoding sigma-54-dependent transcriptional regulator; this translates as MAATILIADDDAVQRRLVENMVQKCGYEPLVVDSGDAAIAALTASETQAIDAVVLDLVMPGLDGLGVLAKIREAGLTVPVIVQTAHGGIDNVVSAMRAGAQDFVVKPVGFERLQVSLRNALNASALKGELQRIRHSREGRLTFSDIITRSEAMAGVLRTAQKAASSTIPVLIEGESGVGKELFARAIHGSGERKARPFVAVNCGAIPDNLVESILFGHEKGAFTGATERHQGKFVEAHGGTLFLDEVGELPLATQVKLLRALQEGTVEAVGGRKPVKVDVRIISATNRKLLDLVKGGQFREDLFYRLHVLPLTIPALRQRREDIPHLLRHFLARFCAEENRNITGISGEAMAHLSQLDWPGNIRQLENTVYRAVVMSDGDQLALADFPQGTAHPVAEGKSLQGEPLVVSPSTAPAMISGNEIPVTVSLPTAGGLAMLNAAGEVRPLEDLENEIIRFAISHYRGQMSEVARRLKIGRSTLYRKLDEAAAGARASDAT